Proteins from a genomic interval of Yarrowia lipolytica chromosome 1E, complete sequence:
- a CDS encoding uncharacterized protein (Compare to YALI0E06413g, weakly similar to uniprot|P36024 Saccharomyces cerevisiae YKR072c SIS2 involved in cell cycle-specific gene expression) → MHTFFSQTSNLYQEHLHFSLKRLQAPVTSSITTVTSTTPNQNTPSTPPATTQFTNTVTAVSNTTMASTPRDNSASPQSSPKPVLVSRKSIVSFTEPVHPNDRHRNSVVSLHHIDHSKVLETNRRVSPTSSNGASGCTTPTIVKGRLETQSLDEILGSLGDTHAVASPNFNLHSVTSNPNLPTASPTLGPKTVSSAPVIKPAVSTPATASPTLTDSIFPPKTDSSKIHILIAASGSVATIKMPLIVQKLKTVYGDKVEVQAILTTAAQHFLSAEQQNEMIDLGVRIWKDKDEWTCWKKSSEKILNAELKKWADVLLIAPLSANTLCKIANGICDNLLTSIIRAWNPAAPIIVAPAMNTMMYNHPLTQKHLNVINAEMPWIQVLLPVEKKLVCGDTGIGAMLEWSQVVDCLVGRLSE, encoded by the coding sequence ATGcatacttttttttctcagaCATCCAACCTCTACCAAGAACACCTTCATTTCAGCCTAAAGCGTCTTCAAGCTCCCGTCACATCCTCTATTACCACCGTAACATCGACAACCCCGAATCAAAATACACCTTCAACGCCACCAGCCACCACCCAATTCACAAACACTGTCACAGCAGTCAGTAACACAACCATGGCAAGTACACCTCGAGATAACTCGGCAAGCCCGCAATCGTCCCCCAAACCTGTCCTGGTGTCGCGCAAAAGCATCGTGTCTTTTACAGAACCCGTGCATCCCAatgacagacacagaaacagcgtGGTGTCTCTGCATCATATAGATCACTccaaggtgctggaaaCCAACCGAAGAGTGAGTCCCACGAGCTCGAATGGAGCTTCTGGGTGTACCACTCCTACCATTGTCAAGGGACGGCTCGAAACGCAATCTCtggacgagattctggGATCTCTGGGTGACACACACGCTGTCGCGAGTCCCAACTTCAACCTGCACTCAGTCACGAGCAACCCCAATCTACCTACTGCCAGTCCCACGCTGGGACCCAAGACCGTTTCTTCGGCTCCTGTGATAAAACCTGCTGTTTCCACGCCTGCAACTGCTTCTCCCACTCTCACTGACTCGATTTTCCCTCCGAAGACCGACTCATCCAAGATCCATATTCTAATCGCAGCGTCGGGGTCTGTAGCAACTATCAAGATGCCACTCATAgtccagaagctcaagacTGTATACGGagacaaggtggaggtACAGGCGATTCTGACAACTGCAGCACAGCACTTTCTCAGCGCAGAGCAACAAAATGAAATGATCGATCTCGGGGTGCGCATCTggaaggacaaggacgaaTGGACATGCTGGAAGAAGTCGTCGGAAAAGATTCTCAACGCAGAGCTCAAAAAGTGGGCAGACGTGCTGCTCATCGCCCCTCTGTCGGCCAACACTCTGTGCAAAATCGCCAACGGCATCTGTGACAATCTCCTGACGTCTATAATTCGAGCATGGAACCCAGCAGCACCTATCATTGTTGCCCCTGCCATGAACACCATGATGTACAACCACCCACTGACTCAGAAGCACCTGAATGTGATCAACGCAGAGATGCCCTGGATCCAGGTTCTGTTGCCAGTTGAAAAGAAGCTGGTGTGTGGAGATACAGGCATTGGTGCCATGTTGGAGTGGAGCCAGGTGGTTGACTGTTTGGTCGGTCGTCTCAGCGAGTGA
- a CDS encoding uncharacterized protein (Compare to YALI0E06435g, similar to Saccharomyces cerevisiae NOT5 (YPR072W); ancestral locus Anc_3.370, weakly similar to uniprot|P06102 Saccharomyces cerevisiae YIL038c NOT3 general negative regulator of transcription subunit 3 and DEHA0F04422g Debaryomyces hansenii and KLLA0B09196g Kluyveromyces lactis), with translation MAARKLQQEMDRVFKRVAEGVATFDSIYDKVQQSTNQSQKEKLEQDLKREIKKLQRLRDQIKTWMGSNDIKDKKTLTDQRKLIETEMERFKACEREMKTKAFSKEGLSPGAGKQLDPREQQRQEACAFVQNTIDELSEQLETLEAEEEQLHGTVRKGRKDNSVKSERLSEIADASDRHKWHIGRLEVIARLLENGSLAPQQVMDLQEDIQYYVESNQDVDFAEDVEIYDELNLDQEEDEFTIDEQYLRDEPTSTLEDLAVESAKEREREAAKEKEEAAKAAQAQKEAAAQAAADAQNSSRRPAATNTPPPIGSNMKPAPLPTRNESLKYASAAAAAAGSSVGSSPSALPQGLAPLPAPKEEIRAAAPVPVAVSATPAPWAEGGGPAPGGANVSIPTGPAAASTPIAASSTPVAAPAIPTGPAASATIASTSSAGNTTSTAPSPPPLSTSTTLSDDSIIYTLPPGLQDLVSSLDVAKKRVGTPPPIGSIAKLLETSYFSCPDSGDAEKPQMYHPESPFPTLPFYPQDPLAVFEDGGIFAKMDIDTLFYIFYYRQGTYHQYLAAKELKSRSWRFHKRFLTWFQRHEEPKMINNEFEQGTYRYFDFEGVWLQRRKSNFQFEYHFLEDEI, from the coding sequence ATGGCTGCGCGAAAACTGCAGCAGGAAATGGACCGAGTGTTCAAGCGGGTGGCCGAAGGAGTGGCCACCTTTGACTCCATCTACGACAAAGTACAGCAGTCGACCAACCAGTCGCAAAAGGAAAAACTGGAGCAGGATCTCAAGCGAGAGATCAAAAAGCTGCAGCGATTACGAGACCAGATCAAGACATGGATGGGTTCCAACGacatcaaggacaagaagacgcTGACGGACCAACGCAAGCTGATCGAGACGGAAATGGAACGGTTCAAGGCCTGTGAGCGGGAGATGAAGACCAAGGCATTTTCAAAGGAGGGACTGAGTCCAGGCGCAGGCAAGCAGCTTGATCCGCGAGAACAGCAACGACAGGAGGCGTGTGCGTTTGTGCAAAACACGATCGACGAGCTGAGTGAGCAATTGGAGACCttggaggccgaggaggagcaatTGCACGGCACGGTTCGAAAGGGTCGGAAGGACAACAGTGTCAAGAGTGAGCGTCTTAGTGAGATTGCTGATGCTAGCGATCGACACAAGTGGCACATTGGACGTCTAGAAGTCATTGCACGACTGCTTGAGAATGGATCTTTGGCTCCTCAACAGGTGATGGATCTTCAGGAAGACATTCAGTACTACGTGGAGTCCAACCAGGATGTGGATTTCGCCGAGGACGTGGAAATCTACGATGAGCTGAATCTGGAtcaagaggaggacgagttCACCATCGACGAGCAGTACCTGAGGGACGAGCCCACGTCGACGCTGGAAGATTTGGCTGTGGAAAGTGCCAAGgaacgagaacgagaagccgccaaggagaaggaggaggcggCCAAGGCGGCCCAGGCACAAAAGGAGGCGGCAGCACAAGCAGCGGCAGACGCTCAGAATAGCAGTCGCCGTCCGGCAGCCACAAACACGCCTCCTCCGATCGGAAGCAACATGAAACCTGCTCCTCTGCCGACCCGCAATGAGTCGCTCAAGTACGCCTCTGCAgccgccgctgctgctggaagcAGTGTGGGAAGCTCTCCGAGTGCATTGCCACAGGGCCTAGCTCCCTTGCCAGCTCCCAAAGAAGAAATTCGAGCCGCTGCGCCTGTGCCTGTGGCCGTTTCTGCCACTCCTGCTCCCTGGgctgaaggaggaggtcctGCACCTGGAGGAGCCAACGTATCTATTCCTACCGGCCCTGCCGCTGCTTCGACTCCCATTGCCGCTTCCTCTACACCGGTGGCTGCTCCTGCTATTCCTACTGGCCCGGCTGCCTCTGCCACCATAGCCTCGACAAGCAGCGCAGGCAACACCACATCGACAGCACCTTCGCCGCCTCCCCTGTCCACGTCCACCACTCTGTCGGACGACTCTATCATCTACACGCTTCCTCCCGGCCTGCAAGACCTTGTGTCGTCGCTGGACgtggccaagaagcgagtcggcactcctccaccaatAGGCTCGATTGCCAAGTTGCTGGAGACGTCGTACTTTTCGTGTCCAGACTCAGGCGACGCGGAGAAGCCGCAAATGTACCATCCTGAGTCGCCTTTCCCTACTCTGCCATTCTATCCTCAAGACCCTCTGGCGGTGTTTGAGGACGGCGGCATTTTTGCGAAAATGGACATCGATACGCTATTCTACATTTTCTACTACCGCCAGGGAACGTACCATCAGTATCTGGCGGCCAAGGAACTCAAGTCGCGGTCGTGGCGGTTCCACAAGCGGTTCCTGACGTGGTTCCAGCGCCACGAGGAGCCCAAGATGATCAATAACGAGTTTGAGCAGGGCACCTACCGCTACTTTGACTTTGAGGGTGTGTGGCTGCAGCGACGCAAGTCCAACTTCCAGTTTGAGTACCATTTTCTGGAAGATGAGATTtag
- a CDS encoding uncharacterized protein (Compare to YALI0E06457g, similar to uniprot|P07702 Saccharomyces cerevisiae YBR115c LYS2 L-aminoadipate-semialdehyde dehydrogenase large subunit, similar to Saccharomyces cerevisiae LYS2 (YBR115C); ancestral locus Anc_3.369) has product MDNGRTLLRRDTETHDLDKERVLILCQLFIRSALTFGPMYRTNTVTQWATALTNPTLSVLPFDFVRPAEGSVVEAQLTEALSSKTVAELDQIAKNSGVAGATDFSAALALYAILVYRLSGDEDVCLGSDDAEGNVFVFRSNLNGTSTSLGDLIKSVVEFETWQKDSGVKFADILAEIQTSQKLESEPVLFRTSFQHLQSDTESQSVLGPAAGRLTDVSVYLGKESLSIHYNSLLYKEDRMKLFASQIVELIAQAAVLGPSAEVGKLSLLSPQQRDGSLLPLPTSDLDWSGFRGPIHEIFAENAKNHPDRPCCVETASALCPESKERSFTYKQIDEASNVLAHHLVASGIKPGHVVMIYAYRGVDLVVSVMGTLKAGATFSVIDPAYPPARQTIYLRVAQPRALVVIGKAGKIDQLVTDYCDKELQLLTLVPELALTDDGALVGGEVEGSDILASSQAKKGEQTGVLVGPDSNPTLSFTSGSEGIPKGVLGRHYSLTYYFPWMAETFGLSDKDKFTMLSGIAHDPIQRDIFTPLFLGAQLIIPTSDDIGTPGRLAEWMATYETTVTHLTPAMGQLLSAQATAQIPSLHHAFFVGDILTKRDCTRLQKLAQNVFIVNMYGTTETQRSVSYFQVASYASDSSFLAQQKDIMPAGKGMKNVQLLVVNRHDRTQTCGVGEVGEIYVRAAGLAEGYLLNDALNAEKFVTNWFVTPEHWIQEDEKVNKGEAWREFYKGPRDRLYRTGDLGRYLPDGNVECSGRADDQVKIRGFRIELGEIDTHLSRHPLVRENVTLVRRDKDEEPVLTSYIVVQNTDAVNEFLDAQEDEEETDQVVQGLFKYRKLIKNIKEFLKTKLPSYAIPTVVVPLAKMPLNPNGKVDKPALPFPDTAQLAIVAQKAAAASGDANAAPIEFTETQAAIRDIWLDVLPQQPATISPDDSFFDLGGHSILATRMIFELRKKLMVEIPLGLIFKSPSIAGFALEVDKLKKGGEVEFHGENESDEQEQAAVDYYNDAKTLIADAKLVASSYPSHSGKLDASAPVKVFLTGGTGFLGSFLLRDLLERSQNIHVFAHVRAKTVEAGLDRLRNSSEAYGIWKDEWASRITPIIGDLEKADFGLSKEQFSQLTDEVDVIIHNGALVHWVYPYSTLRGPNVLGSINVMNLALTGKAKIFNFVSSTSAVDTEHFNKLSADLVEEGKAGVPESDDLMGSSVGLGNGYGQSKWVAEHVIREAGARGLTGTIIRPGYVVGDSKTGATNTDDFLVRMIKGCIQLGEIPNIHNSVNMVPVDHVARVVTAASFWPKQPSGVVVAHVTSQPRTRFNEFLQTLQKYGYKVSVEDYVTWRLALEKFVVEDSQDSALYPLLHFVLDDLPQSTKAPELDDSNARSALSRDAEWTGVDLSAGKGVDEAQMGIYLAYLVAVGFLDAPQSKVELALPKVELSEQTLDKLKSVGGRGGNK; this is encoded by the coding sequence ATGGACAACGGCAGGACTCTTTTAAGACGTGATACCGAGACTCATGACCTGGACAAAGAAAGGGTACTTATTCTGTGTCAGCTATTTATTAGGTCCGCTCTGACCTTCGGCCCTATGTACCGTACTAATACAGTAACACAATGGGCAACCGCCCTTACCAACCCCACACTCTCAGTCCTCCCGTTCGATTTCGTCCGCCCCGCTGAAGGCAGTGTAGTCGAAGCACAATTGACGGAGGCTCTTAGCTCCAAGACCGTGGCCGAGCTCGATCAGATTGCCAAGAACAGCGGTGTAGCAGGCGCTACTGATTTCTCTgcagctctggctctctACGCCATTCTCGTCTACCGTCTCTCGGGCGACGAGGACGTGTGTCTCGGATCCGACGACGCCGAGGGAAACGTCTTTGTCTTCCGATCCAACCTCAACGGCACTTCCACCTCTCTGGGTGACCTCATCAAGTCTGTGGTTGAGTTTGAAACGTGGCAGAAGGACTCTGGCGTCAAGTTCGCCGACATTCTGGCTGAGATCCAGACCTCGCAGAAGCTGGAGTCAGAGCCAGTACTGTTCCGAACGTCTTTCCAGCACCTTCAGAGCGACACAGAGTCACAATCTGTTCTGGGCCCCGCTGCCGGCCGTCTCACAGACGTGTCCGTCTATCTAGGCAAGGAGTCTCTGTCCATCCACTACAACTCTCTGCTGTACAAGGAAGATCGAATGAAGCTCTTTGCTAGCCAGATTGTCGAGCTCATTGCCCAGGCTGCCGTTCTTGGCCCCTCCGCTGAGGTCGGTAAGCTATCTCTTCTGTCGCCCCAGCAACGGGACGGCTCTCTGCTGCCCCTTCCCACTTCTGATCTCGACTGGAGCGGGTTCCGAGGCCCTATCCACGAGATCTTCGCTGAGAACGCCAAAAACCACCCCGACCGGCCCTGCTGTGTTGAGACCGCCTCGGCTCTGTGtcccgagtccaaggagcGGTCGTTCACCTACAAGCAGATTGACGAGGCGTCCAACGTGCTGGCGCACCATCTGGTGGCTTCCGGTATCAAGcccggtcacgtggtcatGATCTACGCCTACAGAGGAGTCGATCTTGTGGTCTCCGTCATGGGTACTCTCAAGGCTGGAGCCACTTTCTCCGTTATTGATCCTGCCTATCCTCCTGCTCGACAGACCATTTACCTGCGAGTAGCTCAGCCCCGAGCTCTGGTTGTGATTGGTAAGGCTGGCAAGATTGACCAGCTCGTCACCGACTACTGTGACAAGGAACTGCAGTTACTGACTTTGGTCCCTGAGCTGGCCCTCACTGACGACGGTGCTCTGGTCGGAGGAGAAGTTGAAGGGAGCGACATCCTGGCTTCCTCTCAGGCTAAGAAGGGCGAGCAGACTGGTGTTCTTGTCGGCCCCGACTCTAACCCCACACTCTCCTTCACCTCTGGTTCCGAGGGTATTCCCAAGGGTGTTCTTGGTCGACACTACTCGCTGACCTACTACTTCCCCTGGATGGCTGAGACCTTTGGTCTCTCCGACAAGGATAAGTTCACAATGTTGTCTGGTATCGCACACGATCCCATTCAGCGAGACATTTTCACCCCTCTCTTCTTGGGTGCCCAGCTCATCATCCCCACTTCGGACGATATTGGTACTCCCGGACGTCTGGCTGAGTGGATGGCCACCTACGAGACCACTGTGACTCATCTGACTCCTGCCATGGGTCAGCTTCTCAGTGCTCAGGCGACTGCCCAGATCCCCTCTCTTCACCATGCGTTCTTTGTCGGCGACATTCTCACCAAGCGAGACTGCACTCGACTGCAGAAGCTTGCCCAGAACGTATTCATCGTCAACATGTACGGCACCACCGAAACCCAGCGATCCGTTTCATACTTTCAGGTCGCTTCCTACGCCTCGGATTCGTCTTTCTTGGCTCAACAGAAGGACATTATGCCCGCTGGCAAGGGTATGAAGAATGTGCAACTGCTCGTTGTGAACCGACACGACCGAACCCAGACCTGCGGTGTCGGAGAGGTCGGAGAGATCTACGTGCGAGCCGCTGGTCTCGCCGAAGGCTACCTTCTCAACGACGCGCTCAACGCCGAGAAATTTGTCACCAACTGGTTTGTGACTCCCGAGCACTGGATccaggaggacgagaaggtCAACAAGGGTGAGGCCTGGAGAGAGTTCTACAAGGGTCCCCGGGATCGGCTGTACAGAACTGGAGATCTCGGCCGGTACCTTCCCGATGGAAACGTTGAGTGTTCCGGACGAGCCGATGACCAGGTGAAGATTCGAGGTTTCCGAATCGAGCTTGGCGAGATCGACACTCATCTGTCTCGACACCCCCTGGTGCGTGAAAACGTGACTCTGGTGCGTCgagacaaggacgaggagcccGTCCTGACTTCGTACATTGTTGTCCAGAACACTGACGCCGTCAACGAGTTTTTGGATGCTcaggaggacgaggaagagACCGACCAGGTTGTTCAGGGTCTTTTCAAGTACAGAaagctcatcaagaacattAAAGAGTTcctcaagaccaagctgCCCTCTTACGCCATTCCTACTGTTGTTGTCCCCCTCGCTAAGATGCCTCTGAACCCCAACGGAAAGGTCGACAAGCCCGCCCTGCCCTTCCCTGATACTGCTCAGCTGGCTATTGTTGCCCAGAAGGCCGCTGCTGCCTCTGGAGATGCCAACGCTGCTCCCATCGAGTTCACCGAGACCCAGGCTGCCATTCGAGACATTTGGCTCGATGTTTTGCCCCAGCAGCCCGCCACCATTTCTCCTGATGACTCTTTCTTCGATCTTGGTGGCCACTCCATTCTGGCTACTCGTATGATCTTTGAGCTACGAAAGAAGCTCATGGTAGAGATCCCCCTTGGTCTCATTTTCAAGTCTCCCTCCATTGCCGGCTTTGCCCTTGAGGtcgacaagctcaagaagggaGGCGAGGTTGAGTTCCACGGTGAGAATGAGAGCgacgagcaggagcaggctgCCGTTGACTACTACAACGACGCCAAGACTCTAATTGCCGACGCGAAGCTTGTTGCTTCGTCTTACCCATCTCATTCCGGCAAACTCGACGCATCTGCGCCTGTCAAGGTCTTCTTGACTGGAGGAACCGGTTTTCTGGGCTCTTTCCTGCTCCGGGACCTGCTCGAGCGATCGCAGAACATCCATGTGTTTGCCCACGTTCGAGCCAAGACCGTGGAGGCTGGTTTGGACCGTCTGCGAAACTCTTCCGAGGCCTATGGCATCTGGAAGGATGAGTGGGCTTCTCGAATCACCCCCATCATTGGCGATCTCGAAAAGGCCGACTTTGGCCTGTCTAAGGAGCAGTTCTCCCAACTCACCGATGAGGTTGATGTGATCATTCACAACGGAGCTCTGGTCCACTGGGTGTACCCTTACTCCACTCTCCGAGGTCCAAACGTGCTTGGATCTATCAACGTCATGAACCTCGCTCTGACTGGCAAGGCCAAGATCTTCAACTTTGTGTCCTCCACCTCTGCCGTCGACACCGAGCACTTCAACAAGCTGTCTGCCgatctggtggaggagggcaagGCTGGCGTTCCCGAGTCCGACGATCTCATGGGTTCTTCTGTGGGTCTCGGCAACGGCTACGGACAGTCCAAGTGGGTCGCAGAGCACGTGATCCGAGAGGCCGGAGCCCGGGGACTCACCGGAACCATCATTCGACCTGGTTACGTTGTCGGAGACTCCAAGACCGGAGCCACCAACACGGACGATTTCCTGGTTCGAATGATCAAGGGATGCATCCAGCTGGGTGAGATTCCCAACATCCACAACTCGGTCAACATGGTGCCCGTCGATCACGTGGCTCGGGTTGTTACTGCCGCCTCTTTCTGGCCCAAGCAGCCTTCCGGCGTGGTTGTCGCCCATGTGACTTCCCAGCCTCGAACACGGTTCAACGAATTCCTGCAGACCCTCCAGAAGTACGGTTACAAAGTTTCTGTCGAGGACTACGTCACCTGGcgtctggctctggagaagtttgttgttgaggacTCGCAGGACTCTGCCCTGTATCCTCTGCTACACTTTGTGCTCGATGACCTTCCCCAGTCTACCAAGGCCCCCGAGCTGGATGACTCCAATGCTCGATCTGCTCTCTCTCGAGACGCTGAGTGGACCGGAGTCGATTTGTCCGCTGGTAAGGGCGTTGACGAGGCTCAAATGGGTATCTACCTGGCTTACCTGGTGGCTGTCGGCTTCCTGGATGCCCCCCAGTCCAAGGTTGAGCTTGCTTTGCCGAAGGTGGAGCTGTCTGAGCAGACCCTTGATAAGCTGAAGAGTGTCGGTGGACGTGGTGGTAACAAGTAA
- a CDS encoding uncharacterized protein (Compare to YALI0E06479g, similar to uniprot|P23254 Saccharomyces cerevisiae YPR074c TKL1 transketolase 1 or uniprot|P33315 Saccharomyces cerevisiae YBR117c TKL2 transketolase 2, similar to Saccharomyces cerevisiae TKL2 (YBR117C) and TKL1 (YPR074C); ancestral locus Anc_3.372), translating into MAPQFSKTDETAINTIRTLAIDAVAKANSGHPGAPMGLAPVAHVLWNYYMNFTSSNPEWINRDRFILSNGHACMLHYSLLHLFGYDITIDDLKNFRQLNSKTPGHPEAETPGIEVTTGPLGQGVSNAVGFAIAQAHLGATYNKPGYDIINNYTYCIFGDGCMMEGVASEAMSLAGHLQLGNLITFYDDNHISIDGDTNVAFTEDVSQRLEAYGWEVIWVKDGNNDLAGMAAAIEQAKKSKDKPTCIRLTTIIGYGSLQQGTHGVHGSPLKPDDIKQFKEKVGFNPEETFAVPKETTDLYAKTIDRGANAEKEWNELFAKYGKEYPKEHSEIIRRFKRELPEGWEKALPTYTPADNAVASRKLSEIVLTKIHEVLPELVGGSADLTGSNLTRWKDAVDFQPPVTHLGDYSGRYIRYGVREHGMGAIMNGMNAYGGIIPYGGTFLNFVSYAAGAVRLSALSGHHVIWVATHDSIGLGEDGPTHQPIETVAWLRATPNLSVWRPADGNETSAAYYKAITNYHTPSVLSLTRQNLPQLEGSSIEKASKGGYQLISEDKGDIYLVSTGSEVAICVAAAKLLKEKKGITAGVISLPDWFTFEQQSLEYRKSVFPDGIPMLSVEVYSDFGWSRYSHQQFGLDRFGASAPFQQVYDAFEFNAEGVAKRAEATINYYKGQTVKSPIQRAFDPIDVNTRPGHGV; encoded by the exons ATGGCTCCCCAATTTTCAAAGACTGACGAGACTGccatcaacaccatccGAACCTTGGCT ATTGATGCTGTGGCCAAGGCTAACTCCGGCCACCCCGGTGCCCCCATGGGTCTGGCTCCTGTTGCCCACGTTCTGTGGAACTACTACATGAacttcacctcctccaaccccgAGTGGATCAACCGAGACCGATTCATTCTCTCCAACGGACACGCCTGCATGCTGCACTACTCCCTGTTGCACCTGTTTGGCTACGACATCACTATCGATGATCTCAAGAACTTCCGACagctcaactccaagacTCCCGGCCACCCCGAGGCTGAGACTCCCGGTATCGAGGTCACCACCGGTCCCCTGGGTCAGGGTGTCTCCAACGCTGTTGGTTTCGCCATTGCCCAGGCCCACCTTGGCGCCACCTACAACAAGCCTGGCTAcgacatcatcaacaactACACTTACTGCATCTTCGGAGATGGTTGCATGATGGAGGGTGTTGCCTCCGAGGCTATGTCTCTTGCCGGACATCTGCAGCTCGGTAACCTCATCACCTTCTACGATGATAACCACATTTCCATTGACGGTGACACCAACGTGGCCTTCACCGAGGACGTCAGCCAGCGACTTGAGGCCTACGGATGGGAGGTCATCTGGGTCAAGGACGGTAACAACGATCTGGCCGGCATGGCTGCTGCCATCgagcaggccaagaagtCCAAGGACAAGCCCACTTGTATCCGACTCACCACCATCATTGGTTACGGCTCTCTGCAGCAGGGTACCCACGGTGTTCACGGCTCTCCTCTCAAGCCTGATGATATCAAGCagttcaaggagaaggtTGGCTTCAACCCCGAGGAGACCTTTGCCGTCCCCAAGGAGACCACTGATCTCTACGCCAAGACTATTGACCGAGGCGCCaacgccgagaaggagtggaACGAGCTCTTCGCCAAGTACGGTAAGGAGTATCCCAAGGAGCACTCTGAGATCATCCGACGATTCAAGCGAGAGCTGCCCGAGGGATGGGAGAAGGCTCTGCCTACCTACACCCCCGCCGACAATGCCGTTGCTTCTCGAAAGCTGTCCGAGATTGTCCTCACCAAGATCCACGAGGTCCTCCCCGAGCTTGTTGGTGGTTCCGCCGATCTGACCGGCTCAAACCTGACCCGATGGAAGGACGCTGTTGATTTCCAGCCTCCTGTCACCCACCTTGGTGACTACTCCGGCCGATATATCCGATACGGTGTTCGAGAGCACGGCATGGGCGCTATCATGAACGGTATGAACGCTTACGGAGGTATCATCCCCTACGGAGGTACTTTCCTTAACTTCGTCTCCTACGCCGCTGGTGCCGTCCGACTGTCTGCCCTGTCTGGCCACCACGTTATCTGGGTTGCTACCCATGACTCCATTGGTCTGGGTGAGGATGGCCCTACCCATCAGCCCATTGAGACTGTCGCCTGGCTCCGAGCCACCCCCAACCTCTCTGTGTGGCGACCTGCCGACGGTAACGAGACCTCCGCTGCTTACTACAAGgccatcaccaactacCACACTCCCTCTGTCCTGTCTCTGACCCGACAGAACCTGCCTCAGCTTGAGGGCTCTTCCATCGAGAAGGCCTCCAAGGGTGGTTACCAGCTCATCTCCGAGGACAAGGGTGACATCTACCTTGTGTCCACTGGTTCTGAGGTTGCCATCTGTGTTGCTGCCGCCAAGCtcctcaaggagaagaagggtaTCACTGCCGGTGTCATCTCTCTGCCCGACTGGTTCACCTTCGAGCAGCAGTCTCTCGAGTACCGAAAGTCTGTTTTCCCCGATGGCATCCCCATGCTTTCCGTCGAGGTCTACTCCGACTTTGGCTGGTCTCGATACTCTCACCAGCAGTTTGGTCTGGACCGATTCGGTGCTTCTGCTCCCTTCCAGCAGGTCTACGATGCCTTTGAGTTCAATGCCGAGGGTGTCGCCAAGCGAGCTGAGGCCACCATTAACTACTACAAGGGCCAGACTGTCAAGTCTCCTATTCAGCGAGCCTTCGACCCCATTGACGTCAACACCCGACCCGGCCACGGTGTCTAA